A genome region from Cognatishimia activa includes the following:
- a CDS encoding heavy-metal-associated domain-containing protein translates to MKLHIPDMSCGHCVATIEKAVKASDPSAILRPDLASHTAEIETSISTVAVIEVLEGAGYPSTAV, encoded by the coding sequence ATGAAATTGCATATCCCCGACATGAGCTGTGGCCATTGCGTTGCGACCATCGAAAAGGCGGTGAAGGCGAGTGACCCTTCGGCAATTCTAAGGCCAGACCTGGCCTCGCATACCGCGGAGATCGAGACTTCGATCTCTACTGTCGCCGTCATTGAGGTTTTGGAAGGCGCAGGCTATCCGTCAACTGCAGTTTGA
- a CDS encoding nickel/cobalt transporter: MFLRPTVILAVFLALAWGLYNQWPSILAWTSDNQRGFQNAMASSLRAVQSGDSFAVLTLCAATFLYGLVHAAGPGHGKIVLGASAVASRAGMLRMVFLCFFTAIAQAISAILLIGLIVVALRWMGGSDAVQITEDWLSPISFVLFAAFGGVLLARGTKIVSQYRKTALSLGVHCNHKHGPNLAEIDALTSLRDSLLLTASIAVRPCTGALFLLVIAGQLDVFWQGAIATLAMGVGTAVFNSGIAVSGVFARTLIHLGNSDKMSISTGVLYLCAGVSVLTISLSRLIIG; this comes from the coding sequence ATGTTTCTGAGACCGACAGTCATACTAGCAGTTTTCTTGGCATTGGCTTGGGGTCTTTATAATCAATGGCCGTCCATACTTGCCTGGACATCAGACAATCAACGCGGGTTTCAAAACGCGATGGCGTCAAGTTTGCGCGCGGTCCAAAGTGGTGACTCCTTTGCTGTACTTACATTGTGTGCGGCTACATTCCTTTATGGTTTGGTTCATGCAGCTGGGCCAGGACATGGAAAAATTGTTCTAGGGGCAAGTGCTGTGGCATCGAGAGCAGGGATGCTGCGGATGGTCTTCCTGTGTTTTTTTACAGCGATAGCGCAGGCGATTTCCGCAATCCTTTTGATCGGTTTGATTGTAGTTGCCCTGCGTTGGATGGGTGGCAGCGATGCTGTCCAAATAACGGAGGATTGGCTGAGCCCGATTAGCTTTGTCCTGTTTGCAGCCTTCGGCGGAGTCCTTTTAGCGCGTGGCACAAAAATAGTAAGTCAATACCGCAAAACGGCGCTTTCACTTGGAGTGCATTGCAACCACAAACACGGCCCGAATCTGGCAGAAATCGATGCCTTAACGTCTTTGCGCGACTCATTGTTGTTGACCGCTAGCATTGCTGTCCGGCCCTGCACTGGAGCGTTGTTTCTTTTGGTGATAGCAGGTCAGCTCGATGTGTTCTGGCAGGGCGCTATTGCCACGTTGGCGATGGGTGTAGGTACAGCTGTTTTCAATTCCGGAATTGCGGTCTCGGGTGTATTCGCGCGGACTCTGATACATTTGGGTAATAGCGACAAGATGTCGATTTCGACAGGCGTACTTTATCTATGTGCGGGCGTGTCCGTTTTGACCATTAGCCTGTCTCGACTGATCATTGGTTAA
- a CDS encoding DsbE family thiol:disulfide interchange protein, whose translation MVRILAFSPLLIAVVFGAFFLWGLDPDRDPNAIPSVLITQPAPEFALEPVEGLEVPGLARADLIVADRPVIVNVFASWCVPCRAEHAVLTALAEDEGQTLYGINYKDKPKDAVRWLSDLGNPYTRIGSDLTGRAGIEWGISGVPETFIVGAGGIVLYRYVGPVVGDEAVATFRAALKAAGALSAGAGS comes from the coding sequence ATGGTTCGTATTCTGGCATTCTCGCCGCTTCTGATCGCGGTCGTGTTCGGAGCCTTCTTTCTGTGGGGGTTGGACCCTGACAGAGACCCAAATGCAATCCCGTCAGTTCTGATCACTCAGCCAGCGCCCGAATTCGCGCTGGAGCCGGTCGAGGGGCTGGAGGTGCCCGGTCTTGCACGTGCAGACTTGATAGTTGCTGATCGCCCGGTGATCGTAAATGTCTTTGCGTCCTGGTGCGTGCCGTGCCGCGCTGAACATGCGGTCCTGACTGCACTCGCCGAGGACGAAGGCCAGACGCTCTACGGGATCAACTACAAGGACAAACCCAAGGACGCGGTGCGCTGGCTGAGTGATCTTGGCAATCCATACACGCGCATCGGATCAGACTTGACGGGCCGCGCCGGGATCGAGTGGGGGATCTCCGGTGTGCCGGAAACCTTTATCGTTGGGGCAGGTGGCATTGTGCTCTACCGCTATGTCGGTCCGGTCGTGGGCGATGAGGCGGTCGCCACATTTCGGGCCGCCCTCAAGGCCGCAGGCGCGCTGTCAGCGGGGGCCGGATCATGA
- a CDS encoding L,D-transpeptidase → MAGLTRRHFVAGGAALFSAPLAGLGIAAPSSPREMWDVWDQQVTPADYDPASSNPWGVHPRFLPVRVEAKSGLVPGDIHVDAVARYLYHIEPDGRTAMRYGVAIARGSLYEPGVYSMRFKRKWPTWTPTPAMIERDPGLYAQHADGMDAGPKNPLGSRALYLFVGNRDTYLRIHGSPEPRSIGGRASSGCVRMIMAHINDLYPNVEPGKTAHLYPPEDVIGG, encoded by the coding sequence ATGGCAGGGTTAACACGTCGACACTTTGTTGCAGGTGGTGCAGCGCTGTTTTCAGCACCATTGGCAGGGCTAGGCATTGCGGCTCCGTCATCGCCGCGAGAGATGTGGGATGTCTGGGACCAGCAAGTCACACCTGCTGACTACGATCCGGCGTCTTCAAATCCATGGGGCGTTCATCCACGATTTCTGCCGGTTCGTGTCGAGGCCAAGTCAGGCCTCGTGCCCGGTGACATCCATGTCGATGCCGTTGCACGGTACCTTTATCATATCGAACCGGATGGCCGCACCGCGATGCGGTACGGGGTAGCTATCGCAAGAGGGTCACTCTACGAGCCGGGCGTCTACTCGATGCGCTTCAAGAGAAAATGGCCGACCTGGACCCCGACGCCGGCGATGATCGAACGTGATCCCGGGCTATATGCGCAGCATGCGGATGGTATGGATGCAGGTCCAAAGAACCCCCTTGGCTCACGCGCCCTTTATCTATTTGTCGGGAATCGCGACACCTATCTCAGGATTCACGGATCGCCCGAACCGCGCTCAATCGGCGGTCGTGCAAGCTCAGGGTGCGTGCGGATGATCATGGCACACATTAATGATCTCTATCCCAATGTGGAGCCCGGCAAGACTGCGCACCTCTACCCGCCGGAGGACGTGATCGGGGGCTGA
- the ccmI gene encoding c-type cytochrome biogenesis protein CcmI — protein sequence MIWSVIAVLALGSMGILALSLRAKTELNNQADSSPAIFADQLAELDRDVARGVVSATDADAARIEIKKNILRQAQKDQSGPLVSTRGSRIALWIAITFVPVAAVGYYSQFGNPALSRVAVAEQRQAREENARIVALTEQLKTRLETDAEGGPSDGWMLLGQTYMRLGRFGDAAAAFQIVSKREEATSAVFSMLTEALVAQENGIMTSAAEAAINEAAARDPSNPAVTYYRALALQQAGRSAAAHDLVMARLDAADGYYPWMDTLVAQANRIGDGIGRDPISLARFAPMLAGRGPSAEDVTAAQEMSQEDRAAFIQSMVQGLADRLKDEPDDLDGWLQLGRAYSVLGNAEGAKDAYKNAAALSADLPQTDPRKAIAAQALESLSQ from the coding sequence ATGATCTGGTCTGTAATCGCCGTACTAGCACTCGGGTCAATGGGCATTTTGGCGCTGTCGCTACGCGCCAAGACTGAGCTGAACAATCAAGCGGACAGCTCTCCGGCCATTTTTGCGGACCAGTTGGCAGAGCTTGACCGGGATGTCGCGCGCGGCGTTGTTTCGGCTACCGATGCCGACGCCGCGCGGATCGAGATCAAGAAAAATATTCTGCGACAGGCCCAAAAAGATCAAAGTGGGCCGCTTGTGTCGACACGCGGCAGCCGGATCGCGCTCTGGATTGCTATAACTTTCGTTCCCGTTGCCGCAGTCGGATATTATTCGCAATTTGGCAATCCTGCTTTGTCCCGCGTCGCCGTTGCCGAGCAACGACAGGCCCGAGAAGAGAACGCACGTATTGTCGCGCTGACCGAGCAGCTGAAAACCCGTCTAGAGACCGACGCTGAAGGCGGGCCGAGTGACGGCTGGATGCTTCTGGGCCAGACCTATATGCGCTTGGGGCGTTTCGGTGATGCCGCCGCCGCCTTCCAAATCGTGTCAAAGCGCGAAGAGGCGACCTCAGCGGTCTTTTCCATGCTGACAGAAGCTCTGGTCGCGCAAGAGAATGGCATCATGACGTCGGCAGCGGAGGCCGCGATCAACGAGGCTGCTGCCCGGGACCCGTCGAATCCTGCGGTGACCTATTATCGGGCTTTGGCGTTGCAGCAAGCGGGCCGGTCGGCTGCGGCACACGATCTGGTCATGGCACGCCTTGATGCGGCGGATGGATACTACCCCTGGATGGATACCCTGGTCGCGCAGGCCAACCGGATCGGGGATGGCATTGGCCGTGATCCGATCTCTCTGGCGCGGTTTGCGCCGATGCTGGCAGGTCGCGGGCCAAGTGCTGAGGATGTTACAGCCGCTCAGGAAATGAGCCAGGAAGATCGGGCGGCCTTTATTCAATCCATGGTTCAGGGGTTGGCCGACCGCTTGAAAGACGAACCTGACGATCTGGACGGGTGGCTCCAGTTGGGACGCGCGTATTCTGTTCTCGGCAACGCGGAAGGGGCAAAGGACGCATACAAGAATGCGGCAGCTTTGTCGGCTGATCTACCGCAGACCGACCCGAGAAAAGCAATCGCCGCCCAAGCGCTTGAATCGTTGTCGCAGTAA
- a CDS encoding rhodanese-like domain-containing protein — MTKKTNLRDAIGRRVFIVGATAMGTLPGQGVWAQQAEIWSAKDAHDALKDDLIRLVDVRSRQEWAETGVALGAWPISLHEDRFPERLFAAKTLADGRPVALICATGGRSGYVMRSLREAGYSGFIDVSEGMMGSPRGPGWIASAFPTVSAEAALSGLPTELA; from the coding sequence ATGACGAAAAAAACTAATTTGCGTGACGCTATCGGAAGGCGCGTTTTCATCGTCGGTGCGACTGCGATGGGAACCTTGCCCGGCCAAGGCGTATGGGCGCAGCAAGCTGAAATATGGTCTGCCAAGGATGCACATGATGCCTTGAAAGACGACCTGATCCGGCTTGTCGACGTCCGCTCGCGTCAAGAATGGGCTGAAACAGGCGTGGCACTCGGAGCATGGCCAATCAGCCTGCACGAAGACCGCTTTCCAGAGCGCCTGTTCGCCGCCAAGACACTTGCGGATGGTCGGCCAGTGGCGTTGATCTGCGCAACCGGAGGACGGTCAGGATACGTCATGCGCAGTTTGCGCGAGGCTGGATACAGCGGCTTCATCGATGTGTCGGAAGGGATGATGGGTTCCCCGCGTGGACCGGGTTGGATCGCTTCAGCCTTTCCCACGGTGAGCGCCGAGGCCGCGTTAAGTGGACTTCCAACGGAACTGGCCTGA
- a CDS encoding DUF1007 family protein yields the protein MKMSISVQVRKKSLFRSFLAAATILAGSYTVRAHPHVFVDGGFDFVVSEAKQFTAIRVTWRYDAFETLYMLSEMNVSLAPSLELSDSERELVEATLSSFPPDFDGSVHISLDGSPVALQDPRNLTARMIGDRLEITFLRDLKVPVGLRGQKFNIGFYERTYFFAFSLSDIPDFGRAADHCSYQVTPYDTSAQSDEVLQELQKLGREETPEDSNIGATLADRMVVSCF from the coding sequence ATGAAAATGTCGATCAGCGTGCAAGTGCGAAAGAAGTCTTTATTTCGTTCTTTTTTAGCGGCAGCAACGATACTAGCAGGCTCTTATACGGTGCGAGCCCACCCGCATGTATTCGTTGATGGTGGCTTCGATTTCGTTGTTTCGGAAGCCAAACAGTTCACAGCAATCCGCGTTACCTGGCGGTATGACGCTTTTGAAACGCTCTATATGTTGTCCGAGATGAATGTGTCCCTGGCTCCAAGCTTAGAACTTAGTGATTCGGAGCGCGAGTTAGTGGAAGCAACTCTCAGCAGCTTTCCTCCCGATTTTGATGGCTCAGTCCACATCAGCTTGGACGGCTCTCCCGTTGCGTTACAAGACCCGCGGAATTTAACAGCGCGGATGATAGGCGACCGTTTGGAGATTACTTTTCTGCGTGACTTGAAAGTCCCCGTGGGTTTGCGTGGGCAAAAATTTAACATTGGATTCTACGAACGTACCTATTTCTTTGCGTTCAGCCTATCCGATATCCCGGATTTTGGTCGCGCCGCAGATCATTGTTCGTATCAGGTGACGCCGTACGATACTTCGGCGCAATCCGATGAAGTGTTGCAAGAACTGCAAAAGCTAGGACGTGAGGAAACTCCAGAAGACAGCAATATCGGGGCTACGCTTGCCGACCGGATGGTTGTGTCATGTTTCTGA
- a CDS encoding heme lyase CcmF/NrfE family subunit, with product MIPEIGHFALVLTLALALVQSVLPIWGAARSDLIWMKSATWSSLGQVFFTAIAFAALMTSFVQSDFTVVNVVENSHSLKPLLYKVSGTWGSHEGSLLLWVLILTVFGAMVAVTANNVAMRTKARTLSVQAWISVGFLTFMLFTSNPFDRIYPAPLDGQDLNPLLQDVGLAMHPPLLYLGYVGFSIVFSFAVAALIEGRVDAAWARWVRPWTLAAWVFLTAGIALGSWWAYYELGWGGWWFWDPVENVSFMPWLMGTALLHSAIVTEKRGAFKSWTILLAILTFSLSLLGTFIVRSGLLTSVHAFAVDPERGLYILGLLAVSIGGSFALYAWRAPSMEGGGLFKPVSREGGLLVNNLILAASTGTVLFGTLYPLFYEALTGGEKLSVGPPFFNASFIPMMVPLVFVMGLGPFLSWKRATVGDVVALVKIVGLLAIGFGLVAWYAFQGGPVLGYLSLGLAAWLLLATLREWAFRIRLFDVPMDEAVRRARGLPRAAHGMTLAHAGLAVAIFGFVGSSVWKSEEILFVTPGKVIQIAGFDVTFAGAEKVRGPNYIADRGTLLVSRDGARITTLYPERRFYPVAQSTTTESAIRSTMAGDLYASLAEPASDQAGAQGAWTLRILYEPLVNFIWVGSAMLVLGGLVSLSDRRLRVGAPRRRAAAAPALPAE from the coding sequence ATGATTCCAGAGATTGGACATTTTGCGCTGGTGTTGACGCTTGCGCTGGCTCTGGTTCAATCAGTCCTGCCGATCTGGGGGGCCGCACGGAGTGATCTGATCTGGATGAAAAGCGCGACTTGGTCGTCGCTTGGACAGGTCTTCTTCACCGCGATCGCTTTTGCCGCTCTTATGACCAGCTTCGTGCAAAGCGACTTCACAGTGGTTAACGTCGTAGAGAACTCTCACTCGCTCAAACCGCTGCTTTACAAGGTTTCGGGCACCTGGGGCAGTCATGAAGGGTCTTTGCTGTTGTGGGTACTCATCCTGACTGTGTTTGGGGCCATGGTGGCCGTGACCGCCAATAACGTGGCAATGCGCACGAAAGCGCGGACACTTTCGGTTCAGGCATGGATCAGCGTTGGTTTTCTGACATTCATGCTGTTTACGTCGAACCCGTTCGACAGGATCTATCCCGCGCCACTGGACGGGCAGGACCTTAATCCGCTTTTGCAGGATGTGGGGCTAGCGATGCATCCGCCGCTTCTCTATCTCGGGTACGTCGGCTTTTCGATTGTGTTCTCATTTGCCGTTGCTGCGCTAATCGAAGGCCGGGTTGACGCTGCCTGGGCCCGGTGGGTGCGGCCTTGGACGCTGGCGGCCTGGGTATTCCTGACCGCAGGTATCGCCCTGGGATCCTGGTGGGCCTATTATGAGCTGGGTTGGGGCGGCTGGTGGTTCTGGGACCCGGTCGAAAACGTCAGCTTCATGCCGTGGCTCATGGGGACAGCCCTGCTGCATTCCGCCATCGTGACTGAGAAGCGTGGGGCGTTTAAAAGCTGGACGATCCTGCTGGCGATCCTGACATTCTCTCTCTCGTTGTTGGGCACGTTCATTGTGCGCTCCGGTCTGCTAACATCCGTGCACGCGTTCGCCGTCGATCCGGAACGTGGGCTGTATATTCTGGGGCTTCTCGCTGTATCAATTGGCGGGTCTTTCGCGCTTTACGCGTGGCGGGCACCTTCCATGGAAGGCGGCGGCCTGTTCAAACCGGTCAGCCGTGAAGGCGGTTTGTTGGTCAACAACCTGATCCTTGCGGCCTCAACTGGCACCGTTTTGTTCGGAACCCTGTACCCGCTGTTCTACGAGGCCCTGACTGGCGGAGAGAAACTCTCGGTCGGACCTCCGTTTTTTAATGCATCATTCATTCCGATGATGGTGCCGCTGGTGTTCGTAATGGGGTTGGGACCGTTTCTTTCATGGAAGCGCGCAACAGTTGGCGACGTTGTTGCGCTAGTCAAGATTGTGGGCCTGCTTGCGATCGGGTTTGGCCTTGTGGCCTGGTATGCTTTCCAGGGCGGGCCCGTGCTTGGCTATCTGTCACTGGGACTCGCAGCCTGGCTTTTGCTGGCGACGCTGCGCGAGTGGGCATTTCGCATCCGGCTTTTCGATGTACCCATGGATGAGGCCGTGCGGCGTGCCCGCGGGCTGCCCCGGGCGGCCCACGGCATGACTTTGGCACATGCCGGGTTGGCCGTTGCGATTTTCGGTTTTGTCGGGTCGAGCGTCTGGAAATCCGAAGAAATCCTGTTTGTCACACCGGGCAAGGTAATCCAGATCGCTGGTTTTGATGTGACCTTTGCGGGGGCTGAAAAGGTCAGAGGGCCAAATTACATCGCTGACCGTGGCACGTTACTGGTCAGCCGGGATGGCGCGCGCATCACGACGCTCTATCCTGAGCGACGGTTCTATCCTGTGGCACAAAGCACCACGACTGAAAGCGCAATTCGCTCGACGATGGCGGGCGATCTCTATGCATCGCTTGCCGAACCTGCCTCAGATCAGGCCGGGGCTCAGGGGGCCTGGACGCTGCGCATCCTCTATGAGCCACTGGTGAATTTCATCTGGGTCGGTTCGGCCATGCTGGTCCTGGGCGGGTTGGTTTCCCTCAGCGACCGGCGGTTGCGGGTGGGGGCACCGAGACGGCGCGCGGCTGCCGCGCCGGCCTTGCCTGCGGAGTAA
- a CDS encoding protein-disulfide reductase DsbD family protein, with protein MSKARLFRRLFATTGVPVSVSRASEMKAPRYILWAIGILAFLNVAFGLVASPASAAQSTTVETPATKATLVFAQDGIAPGAKTVSGALVLELEPGWKTYWRSPGEVGIPPQFDWDGSENLKEARHLWPAPDRFTAFGIENFGYETRVVFPIEFSLDTPGEPVRIALNLNLLICSDVCVPEKLSLDHELPLGSELDPASAEVISAALATIPLEEMPSTVSSVQAFVDVDQTELIVSLTGTQPFGKVGLFPEFGEGTAFGKPDLRLNQDGTALWARFPINTVGEIAAPLSLTVTDENHGAFTLRPSTLAAAPEPPFNPAGEANGLSKVVWFALVAVLGGLILNVMPCVLPVLAIKVSSLVSSGGKDRAQIRTGLIATTFGIMLFMWLLAGVLMALKVFGISVGWGIQFQNPLFLILLITLLIAFVGNLFGLFEISLPATLQTSMSRAGGQSHLGDVFTGFFAAMLATPCSAPFLGTAVAFALAGSNADIGVIFTALGFGLALPYLALALKPGLASELPKPGPWMVWVRIAMGVLLLGTVAWLAWVMIGVAGQMATVATLVIAAVIVGLLSSAGSYGRIPVLLTIPVLAFGLFWAPSLAPSEPTPIDQDVTTSIWAPFERSAIARHVSRGHVVVVDVTADWCVTCKANKALVLNREPVVSALRADGIIAMQADWTRPSDVIARYLKANNRFGIPFNAIYGPGAPEGIILPEVLSTQSVLDAIEAAKPIDLRARLKDLAEL; from the coding sequence ATGAGCAAAGCGCGTCTGTTCAGACGGTTGTTTGCGACGACGGGCGTACCGGTTTCCGTGTCTCGGGCAAGTGAGATGAAAGCACCACGATACATCCTTTGGGCAATTGGCATCCTCGCGTTTCTCAACGTAGCATTTGGGCTTGTTGCGTCACCTGCTTCCGCGGCGCAAAGCACCACTGTTGAGACACCGGCGACCAAAGCAACGCTTGTATTTGCGCAAGACGGCATCGCACCTGGCGCAAAAACCGTTTCTGGTGCTCTGGTATTGGAGCTCGAGCCAGGGTGGAAAACCTATTGGCGGTCGCCCGGCGAAGTCGGCATTCCCCCTCAATTCGACTGGGACGGATCGGAGAACCTGAAAGAAGCACGCCATCTTTGGCCTGCGCCAGATCGGTTCACCGCATTTGGGATAGAGAATTTTGGCTATGAGACCCGTGTTGTCTTTCCAATCGAGTTCTCTCTGGACACGCCGGGGGAACCCGTTCGGATCGCACTGAACCTCAATCTGCTTATTTGCTCCGATGTCTGTGTTCCCGAGAAGCTGTCGCTAGATCACGAACTTCCTTTGGGAAGTGAGTTGGACCCAGCCTCTGCCGAGGTCATATCGGCAGCGCTCGCCACAATTCCATTAGAAGAGATGCCGTCAACAGTCTCCTCAGTGCAGGCTTTTGTTGACGTGGATCAGACCGAATTGATCGTTTCCCTGACTGGAACGCAGCCGTTCGGTAAAGTTGGTTTGTTTCCGGAGTTCGGAGAAGGGACTGCGTTTGGAAAGCCTGACCTCAGATTGAACCAAGACGGAACAGCGCTCTGGGCACGATTCCCGATCAACACGGTTGGCGAAATCGCAGCACCATTGTCGTTGACGGTGACCGACGAGAACCATGGCGCTTTTACCTTGCGTCCTTCGACGCTTGCGGCCGCTCCTGAGCCACCGTTCAATCCAGCGGGCGAAGCCAATGGTTTGAGCAAGGTTGTCTGGTTTGCACTTGTGGCTGTCCTTGGCGGCCTCATCCTCAACGTGATGCCCTGCGTGCTGCCTGTGCTGGCGATAAAGGTATCTTCCCTGGTGTCCAGCGGCGGCAAAGATCGCGCGCAGATCCGAACCGGTTTGATTGCCACGACGTTCGGGATCATGCTCTTCATGTGGCTGCTCGCAGGAGTGCTGATGGCTTTGAAAGTTTTCGGCATATCGGTTGGCTGGGGCATCCAGTTTCAGAACCCGCTTTTTTTGATCCTACTCATTACGCTTTTGATAGCCTTCGTGGGCAATCTCTTCGGTTTATTCGAGATATCGTTGCCGGCGACACTGCAAACCTCCATGAGCCGCGCGGGCGGGCAGTCGCATCTTGGTGATGTGTTCACGGGTTTTTTTGCGGCAATGCTGGCGACACCGTGTTCCGCGCCGTTTCTGGGAACTGCAGTTGCATTTGCGCTGGCAGGAAGCAACGCCGACATCGGGGTTATCTTCACAGCACTGGGGTTCGGCCTAGCCCTGCCCTACCTTGCGCTTGCGCTGAAGCCCGGCCTTGCGTCTGAGCTGCCCAAGCCCGGTCCCTGGATGGTCTGGGTACGCATCGCGATGGGCGTTCTGCTCTTGGGAACCGTTGCCTGGCTTGCCTGGGTCATGATCGGCGTTGCCGGCCAGATGGCCACTGTTGCAACCCTGGTCATCGCAGCAGTGATTGTTGGTCTTTTGTCCAGCGCAGGAAGCTACGGGCGCATTCCGGTTTTGCTGACAATCCCGGTTCTTGCCTTTGGTCTATTCTGGGCGCCCAGCCTTGCGCCGTCTGAACCAACTCCGATTGACCAAGATGTCACAACCTCAATCTGGGCACCGTTCGAGCGTTCCGCCATCGCCCGCCACGTTTCGCGCGGCCATGTTGTCGTTGTGGATGTGACTGCAGATTGGTGCGTGACCTGCAAAGCCAACAAGGCTCTCGTGTTAAATCGAGAGCCGGTGGTCTCTGCGCTACGGGCGGATGGGATCATTGCGATGCAGGCGGATTGGACACGGCCCAGTGACGTCATTGCCCGCTATTTGAAGGCGAACAATCGCTTTGGAATTCCTTTCAATGCCATTTATGGTCCGGGCGCGCCGGAGGGAATTATTCTCCCAGAAGTTCTGAGCACGCAATCGGTGCTTGACGCAATTGAGGCGGCCAAACCTATCGACTTAAGAGCACGTCTCAAGGATCTGGCGGAACTCTGA
- a CDS encoding DUF2933 domain-containing protein, giving the protein MSDTNENNGKKGFGLMHAGMAVCCTVMLIPVAGFFIAGGTLAGLTSNLAVFAPIALCVGVHVAMFALMGKSCHGEKKTKKPAVQDAPIEPSRMPAFVRSR; this is encoded by the coding sequence ATGTCGGATACCAACGAAAACAACGGCAAAAAAGGCTTTGGCTTAATGCACGCAGGCATGGCGGTCTGCTGCACGGTCATGCTGATACCCGTCGCCGGGTTTTTCATCGCGGGTGGCACGCTGGCAGGCCTGACAAGCAATCTTGCCGTCTTCGCCCCCATCGCTCTGTGCGTCGGCGTTCACGTGGCAATGTTTGCCTTGATGGGAAAGTCCTGCCACGGAGAAAAGAAAACCAAGAAACCCGCCGTGCAGGATGCACCGATTGAGCCGTCCCGGATGCCGGCGTTTGTGCGCAGCAGGTAG
- a CDS encoding cytochrome c-type biogenesis protein, giving the protein MRRFLSYIALSVVLAAPVHAVEPDEILADPVLEDRARDISKGLRCVVCQNQDIDSSNAGVARDLRLLVRERLVAGDTNEEVMAYVRARYGDYVLMSPPLTPATYALWFTPVVLAGFSLIAFVVVTRRRRNAPLEKTLTPVEEERIASYLKKTDQGVAK; this is encoded by the coding sequence ATGAGGCGCTTTTTGTCCTACATCGCGCTTAGCGTTGTTCTGGCCGCGCCGGTGCATGCGGTTGAACCCGATGAAATTCTTGCGGACCCGGTGCTTGAAGACCGCGCGCGGGACATCTCAAAGGGATTGCGCTGCGTCGTTTGTCAGAACCAGGACATCGACAGCTCCAACGCCGGAGTGGCACGTGACCTGAGGCTTCTTGTGCGCGAGCGCCTTGTTGCGGGTGACACTAATGAAGAAGTCATGGCCTACGTGCGGGCCCGCTATGGTGACTACGTTCTGATGTCCCCACCGCTGACACCTGCCACCTATGCGCTTTGGTTCACACCGGTTGTTCTGGCGGGGTTTTCCCTAATTGCATTCGTGGTGGTCACGCGCCGACGGCGAAACGCGCCGCTGGAAAAGACGTTAACGCCGGTTGAGGAAGAGCGGATCGCGTCGTATCTCAAGAAGACGGATCAAGGTGTAGCGAAATGA